CGGGGTTTGTTTTTCGGTGGAGAGCATCCTGTCAGGACCGACAGCAGCAGAAAAACGATGAGGCTGGCAATGATCGCGGGCAGACATGTTTCGCGGCAGTTGCCATGGTCGGCAATCGTTCCCATTTCCCCCCCCCGGAAGTCATGAAACAGGTTGAATGAACCCATTGATTCAGATGAACGGAGAACAGGGTAGCTTTTTCATCCCTCTCCGTCCAGTCTGAATTTCCCTCCCTCGGGGGCGCATTCGATTGCCGTTGCCGGTTTCCGGCGGGTTGCCATCAAATTCCCGCCGGAAAAAATCCTTGACAGAAAAACCCTGTTTGATAACCTGCCTAACAAACGTTAGGTTTGTCAGGAGAGTCTGAGTCTATGTCTGAAGCCTTGTCCCGGCGGGAAGTCATCCTTCAGGAAGCGGCCCGTCTTTTTCGTGAAAAAGGCTATCTGGCCGCCAATCTGCGGGAGCTCGCGTCCCGGGCCGGTATCCAGGGGGGAAGCATCTATCACCATTTCTCCTCGAAGCAGGAGATCCTTTTCCAGGTGATGGATGACACGATGAGCGACATGATCACCCAGTTGACGGCGTGTCTCGAAGGTGCGGAGACGCCGTCGCAGCGGCTGCGGCGGATGATGCGTTTTCATATCGAGTACGTGGTTGCCGGATCCGACCGCACCTACATCACCGATGATGAGCTGCGCAACCTGGAGCCTGCGAACTACCGTGAAGTTGTCGCCAAGCGGGATCGTTACCAGCGCATTATCGAGGATATCCTGGCCGCCGGGCGGGAGCGGGAAGGCTGGCGTGTCACCGATACCAAGCTCATCACCCGGGCGGTGAT
This region of Geothermobacter hydrogeniphilus genomic DNA includes:
- a CDS encoding TetR/AcrR family transcriptional regulator encodes the protein MSEALSRREVILQEAARLFREKGYLAANLRELASRAGIQGGSIYHHFSSKQEILFQVMDDTMSDMITQLTACLEGAETPSQRLRRMMRFHIEYVVAGSDRTYITDDELRNLEPANYREVVAKRDRYQRIIEDILAAGREREGWRVTDTKLITRAVIKICAGVATWFRTEGELTLDGIAEVYADLVCNGLLPR